A window of the Streptomyces sp. JB150 genome harbors these coding sequences:
- the recX gene encoding recombination regulator RecX — MTRRTDWSEYEYAHPGPAWEPGSEDDGRAAGQGTGRPDGDPHHPHDPYDPSPGAGTNGGSPRGAGGSRGRRGRRRGFGDPPAEDGGSSLSSRAEKGESSGDPVERARAICLRLLTGTPRTRKQLADALRKREIPDDVAEEVLSRFEEVGLIDDSAFADAWVESRHHGRGLARRALARELRTKGVDSTLIDAAVGRLDSEQEEATARELVARKLRATRGLDRDKRLRRLAGMLARKGYSEGLALRIVRQALEEEGEDTEFLEDEGL, encoded by the coding sequence GTGACACGGCGAACCGACTGGTCCGAGTACGAGTACGCCCACCCCGGCCCCGCGTGGGAGCCGGGGAGCGAGGACGACGGGCGCGCCGCCGGACAGGGCACCGGCCGGCCGGACGGCGACCCGCACCACCCGCACGACCCGTACGACCCGTCCCCCGGTGCGGGGACGAACGGAGGCTCCCCGCGCGGCGCGGGCGGCTCACGCGGACGGCGTGGACGTCGGCGCGGCTTCGGGGATCCGCCCGCCGAGGACGGGGGCTCCTCTCTCTCGTCGAGGGCCGAGAAGGGGGAGTCCTCAGGGGACCCGGTCGAGCGGGCGCGGGCGATCTGCCTGCGCCTGCTCACCGGGACCCCGCGCACCCGCAAGCAGCTCGCGGACGCCCTGCGCAAGCGGGAGATCCCGGACGACGTCGCCGAGGAGGTGTTGTCACGCTTCGAAGAGGTGGGACTGATCGACGACAGCGCCTTCGCGGACGCCTGGGTGGAGTCCCGCCACCACGGCCGGGGCCTGGCCCGGCGGGCGCTCGCCCGGGAGCTGCGCACCAAGGGCGTCGACTCCACGCTGATCGACGCGGCGGTCGGCCGGCTCGACTCCGAACAGGAGGAGGCGACCGCGCGTGAGCTGGTCGCCCGCAAGCTGCGCGCCACCCGCGGCCTCGACCGGGACAAACGGCTCCGCCGCCTCGCGGGGATGCTCGCCCGCAAGGGCTACTCCGAGGGCCTGGCCCTGCGGATCGTCCGGCAGGCGCTGGAGGAGGAGGGGGAGGACACGGAGTTCCTGGAGGACGAGGGACTCTGA